The [Clostridium] scindens ATCC 35704 nucleotide sequence ACGAGGTGCCTACGTCTGACAGCGGATTTGGGATTGAATTGATTTTATAAAGTAATATTTTCCTTGAAAACAGGAATACTTACAATATGTATTCCAAATATTTCAAGGAAGGGAGAACTGTTATGAAATTAAAGAGAATCCTGGCTGCAGGATTGGCATTATCTATGGTTGCCGGCATGGCTATGACTGGGTGCGGAAAGAAGGAGGAAGGAAAAGCATCCATCTATTACCTGAATTTTAAGCCGGAGGTGGCAAAGCAGTGGGAAGAGATCGCGAAAAAGTATAAGAAAGAGACCGGGGTAGAGGTAAAGGTGGTGACAGCGGCCTCTGGCACTTATGAATCCACGCTTAAGTCCGAGGTTGCCAAGAAGAATCCGCCGACTCTGTTTCAGATAAACGGGCCCATCGGCTATCACAACTGGAAGGATTACTGCCTGGATCTGGCAGATACGGAAGTCTATAACAATCTGACGGATAAGGATATGGCGATCCGGGGCGTGGACGGCAAGGGCGTCTATGGAATCCCTTACGTGGTAGAGGGGTATGGAATCATCTATAACGATGCGATCATGGAGAAATATTTTGCGCTGCCACAAAAGGCGGTAGAGATCGGTTCGGCAGAAGAGATTAAAGATTTTGAAACCTTGAAGGCAGTAGTGGAAGATATGACCAGGCATAAGGACGAACTGGGCATTGAAGGCGTATTCTCATCCACTTCTTTTGCTGCAGGGGAGGATTGGAGATGGCAGACCCATCTTGCCAACGTTCCGATCTACTATGAGTATCAGGAAAGCGGGGTGACAGACAAAGAGAAGATTGACTTTACCTACAACAAGAACTTTCAGAATATCTTCGATCTGTACCTGAATAACTCTTGTACGGAACCTGGACT carries:
- a CDS encoding ABC transporter substrate-binding protein — translated: MKLKRILAAGLALSMVAGMAMTGCGKKEEGKASIYYLNFKPEVAKQWEEIAKKYKKETGVEVKVVTAASGTYESTLKSEVAKKNPPTLFQINGPIGYHNWKDYCLDLADTEVYNNLTDKDMAIRGVDGKGVYGIPYVVEGYGIIYNDAIMEKYFALPQKAVEIGSAEEIKDFETLKAVVEDMTRHKDELGIEGVFSSTSFAAGEDWRWQTHLANVPIYYEYQESGVTDKEKIDFTYNKNFQNIFDLYLNNSCTEPGLVGSKTVEDSMAEFALGKSAMVQNGNWGWGQVSDVKGNVVKEEDVKFLPIYTGMNEDAKQGLCIGTENFWCVNSKVDEAKRLAAIEFLNWLTNEEKGKKEMVKLGFISPFKTFSEDEQPDDPLAKEVVRYMNDNGLETISWNFTSFPSQTFKDNFGASLLEYAQGSKEWKAVVSDMKKDWAAEKANSSDGE